A single region of the Streptomyces sp. NBC_00236 genome encodes:
- a CDS encoding Lrp/AsnC family transcriptional regulator: MAVDALDTRILRLLIEQPQTSVREYARILAIARGTLQARIDRLERDGVITGSGPFLSPAALGHPVLAFVHLEVTQGHLDDVGEALAAVPEIIEAFSTTGGGDLLTRVVARDNGHLEDVIQRLIQLPGVVRTRTEVALRERVPHRLLPLVESVGRTASPGRGPSLPEAGPTERT, encoded by the coding sequence ATGGCGGTGGACGCGCTCGACACCCGGATCCTGCGGCTTCTCATCGAGCAGCCGCAGACGAGCGTGCGCGAGTACGCACGGATCCTGGCCATCGCCCGGGGCACCCTCCAAGCCCGTATCGACCGGCTCGAACGAGACGGCGTGATCACCGGCAGCGGCCCGTTCCTCTCCCCCGCCGCCCTCGGTCACCCGGTACTCGCCTTCGTGCACCTGGAAGTGACGCAGGGACATCTCGACGACGTCGGCGAGGCGCTGGCCGCGGTCCCGGAGATCATCGAGGCGTTCTCCACCACGGGCGGCGGCGATCTGCTGACCCGGGTGGTGGCGCGGGACAACGGTCACCTGGAGGACGTCATCCAGCGACTGATCCAGCTTCCGGGCGTCGTCAGGACCCGGACCGAGGTGGCGCTGCGCGAGCGGGTGCCCCACCGCTTGCTGCCGCTGGTGGAGTCGGTGGGCCGGACGGCTTCACCCGGACGCGGACCGAGCCTGCCCGAAGCCGGGCCGACGGAACGGACCTGA
- a CDS encoding HAD family hydrolase — MNSSRAGALSVIFDLDGTLVDSEPNAYESMRLLLEEYGVREFTWEQNARFIGISNLEALRVLRSEYGIAASVDELLAGQDAIYLDLARKSTEVFPRMREFVELLHHRGVSVAVASGSSLAGIEAVLTSTGLDAFFTTYVSADEVPRGKPEPDVFLEAARRLGAVPADCVVVEDAVPGARAAHAAGMRCIAVPYVRAGATDPAFAAAGLLFPGGQDEFTAQAACAWLFPAAAPASNGPGPAS; from the coding sequence ATGAACTCATCACGCGCGGGCGCCCTTTCGGTCATCTTCGACCTGGACGGCACCCTGGTGGACAGCGAGCCGAACGCCTACGAGTCGATGCGTCTGCTCCTCGAAGAGTACGGCGTGCGCGAGTTCACCTGGGAGCAGAACGCCCGCTTCATCGGGATCAGCAACCTGGAGGCGCTGAGGGTCCTGCGTTCCGAGTACGGCATCGCCGCATCCGTCGACGAGCTCCTCGCCGGTCAGGACGCGATCTATCTGGACCTGGCGCGGAAGTCGACCGAAGTCTTCCCCCGGATGCGGGAGTTCGTCGAGCTGCTGCACCACCGGGGCGTCTCCGTGGCCGTGGCGTCGGGCTCGTCCCTGGCCGGGATCGAGGCTGTGCTGACGAGCACGGGCCTGGACGCCTTCTTCACCACGTACGTCTCCGCCGACGAGGTGCCGCGCGGGAAGCCGGAGCCGGACGTGTTCCTGGAGGCCGCCCGGCGCCTGGGGGCCGTGCCCGCCGACTGTGTGGTGGTGGAGGACGCGGTACCCGGTGCGAGGGCCGCGCACGCGGCGGGCATGCGCTGCATCGCCGTCCCCTACGTACGGGCCGGCGCCACCGATCCGGCGTTCGCCGCGGCGGGGCTGCTCTTCCCCGGCGGGCAGGACGAGTTCACCGCCCAGGCCGCCTGCGCCTGGCTGTTCCCCGCGGCCGCACCGGCGTCGAACGGCCCCGGTCCGGCTTCCTGA
- a CDS encoding serine/threonine-protein kinase, producing the protein MLVAGRYRLISAIGRGGMGEVWRATDEVLGRSVAVKLLLGEHADESATARFRLEAQTAARLSHPHLVAVFDFGSWEDRLFLVMELVEGRSLSDLLLSQERLGPEQVARIAGQAAAGLAAAHRQGIVHRDIKPGNLMLDAEGSVKIGDFGIAQFIDDPSAALTTTGHIVGTSLYLAPERALGRTADAASDMYSLGCVVYQLLLGQPPFRSDTPTATLYQHVDTPPVPLRQRGVDMSPAFDSYLLGLLAKQPEDRPTAQQVADWFHSEAWRGQPEPLPRHRPAPPRAPAAAHTPTPSPVARRPGADPSTPTTYRLPQTHGRGRRAAARPRNSRRRSTREAIRRRPRVASAIAGTVAFLAAVYLGMSLFSPDSSSATTPEDGTTTSGPPSPAPGR; encoded by the coding sequence GTGCTGGTTGCTGGTCGGTACCGATTGATATCCGCCATCGGCCGTGGCGGAATGGGTGAGGTCTGGCGGGCCACGGACGAGGTCCTCGGCCGGTCCGTCGCCGTGAAACTGCTGCTCGGCGAGCACGCCGACGAGTCGGCGACCGCGCGGTTCCGGCTGGAGGCCCAGACCGCCGCCCGGCTGAGCCACCCGCATCTGGTGGCCGTCTTCGACTTCGGGTCCTGGGAGGACCGGCTCTTCCTGGTGATGGAACTCGTCGAGGGCAGGAGCCTCTCCGACCTGCTCCTGTCGCAGGAGCGGCTGGGTCCGGAGCAGGTCGCCCGGATCGCCGGCCAGGCGGCCGCGGGACTGGCGGCGGCCCATCGGCAGGGCATCGTCCACCGGGACATCAAGCCGGGCAACCTGATGCTGGACGCCGAGGGCTCCGTCAAGATCGGCGACTTCGGGATCGCCCAGTTCATCGACGACCCCTCGGCCGCCCTCACCACGACGGGCCACATCGTCGGCACGAGTCTCTACCTCGCTCCGGAGCGGGCCCTCGGCCGCACGGCCGATGCCGCCTCGGACATGTACTCCCTCGGCTGTGTCGTCTACCAACTACTGCTCGGCCAGCCGCCGTTCCGCTCGGACACCCCGACCGCGACCCTGTACCAGCACGTGGACACGCCTCCCGTGCCGCTGCGACAGCGGGGCGTGGACATGTCCCCGGCCTTCGACTCGTACCTGCTGGGCCTGCTCGCGAAGCAGCCGGAGGACCGGCCCACCGCACAGCAGGTCGCCGACTGGTTCCACAGCGAGGCCTGGCGGGGGCAGCCGGAACCGCTGCCGCGCCACCGGCCCGCTCCGCCACGCGCTCCGGCCGCCGCCCACACGCCGACTCCCTCGCCGGTCGCCCGGCGCCCGGGTGCGGACCCCAGTACTCCGACGACGTACCGGCTGCCCCAGACACACGGCCGGGGGCGGCGGGCGGCGGCCCGGCCCCGCAACAGCCGGCGGCGCAGTACCCGCGAAGCCATCAGACGCCGGCCCAGAGTGGCCAGCGCCATCGCGGGGACGGTGGCCTTCCTCGCCGCCGTCTACCTGGGGATGAGCCTGTTCTCCCCCGATTCCAGCTCTGCCACCACCCCCGAGGACGGCACCACGACGAGCGGGCCGCCCTCCCCCGCACCCGGCCGGTAG
- a CDS encoding aldo/keto reductase, protein MIAMEQRELGRTGRNVSVVGQGTWQLGGDWGEVREADAFDVLDAAVGAGVTFFDTADVYGDGRSEQLIGRYLKERPDAGVLVATKMGRRADQVPENYVLDNFRTWNDRSRANLGVDTLDLVQLHCPPTAVYSSDEVYDALDTLVAEQRIAAYGVSVETCAEALTAIARPGVASVQIILNPFRLKPLDEVLPAARAAGVGIVARVPLASGLLSGKYTADTVFAPEDHRAYNRHGEAFDQGETFSGIEYGTGLAAAAEFARLAPEGATPAQTALRWIIQQPGVTSVIPGARSVEQTRANAAAAALEPLPQSTLDAVRDLYDSRIRAAVHNRW, encoded by the coding sequence ATGATCGCCATGGAACAGCGAGAACTGGGCAGGACCGGACGGAACGTATCGGTCGTGGGGCAGGGCACATGGCAGCTCGGCGGGGACTGGGGCGAGGTGCGCGAGGCCGATGCCTTCGACGTCCTCGACGCCGCCGTCGGGGCGGGCGTCACCTTCTTCGACACCGCGGACGTGTACGGGGACGGACGCAGCGAACAGCTCATCGGCCGCTATCTGAAGGAGCGTCCCGACGCGGGCGTCCTGGTCGCGACCAAGATGGGCCGGCGTGCCGATCAGGTGCCGGAGAACTACGTCCTGGACAACTTCCGCACCTGGAACGACCGCTCACGGGCCAATCTCGGGGTCGACACCCTCGACCTCGTGCAGCTGCACTGCCCGCCCACGGCCGTCTACTCCTCGGACGAGGTCTATGACGCCCTGGACACGCTCGTCGCCGAGCAGCGGATCGCCGCTTACGGGGTGAGCGTCGAAACGTGTGCCGAGGCGCTGACGGCCATTGCCCGCCCCGGTGTCGCGAGCGTGCAGATCATCCTCAACCCGTTCCGCCTCAAGCCGCTGGACGAGGTCCTGCCGGCCGCGCGCGCGGCCGGGGTCGGCATCGTCGCCCGTGTGCCGCTCGCCTCGGGACTGCTGTCCGGGAAGTACACCGCGGACACCGTCTTCGCACCAGAGGACCACCGCGCGTACAACCGGCACGGAGAGGCGTTCGACCAGGGCGAGACCTTCTCCGGGATCGAGTACGGCACCGGGCTGGCGGCGGCGGCCGAGTTCGCCCGACTCGCTCCCGAGGGGGCGACGCCCGCGCAGACCGCGCTGCGCTGGATCATTCAGCAGCCCGGTGTCACCAGCGTCATCCCCGGGGCCCGTTCGGTGGAGCAGACCCGGGCCAACGCGGCTGCGGCGGCGCTGGAACCGCTGCCGCAGAGCACGCTGGACGCAGTGCGCGACCTGTACGACAGCAGGATCCGCGCGGCGGTCCATAACCGCTGGTGA
- a CDS encoding aldo/keto reductase, translating into MTSEPPDAAAAGTWQLGDLTVNRIGFGAMRLTQNGAAFSDDRGPHDRDRAISVLRRAVELGVNHIDTAAFYFSPLRSANELINRALAPYGDDLVITTKVGPGRGPSGDWLNWAQPGQLRGQVQENIRQLGRDHLDVVNLRVNGPAPVGEHFGALAELRKEGLIRHLGLSNVGPDQIAEARAIAPVVCVQNRYGIGERRADSESILRTCGELGIAFVPFYAIAAGGREAGADLTAEHDVLLDIARAHDASPAQVRLAWTLRRGAHVLAIPGTGNPAHLEANVAAGALRLTDDEAGRLTALGQGAG; encoded by the coding sequence TTGACCTCGGAACCCCCCGACGCAGCGGCTGCCGGCACCTGGCAGCTCGGCGATCTGACCGTCAACCGGATCGGCTTCGGTGCCATGCGTCTGACGCAGAACGGTGCCGCGTTCAGTGACGACCGCGGCCCGCACGACCGGGACCGGGCGATTTCCGTACTGCGCCGCGCCGTTGAGCTCGGCGTGAATCACATCGACACGGCGGCCTTCTACTTCTCACCCCTGCGCTCCGCCAACGAGCTGATCAACCGGGCACTGGCTCCGTACGGCGACGACCTGGTCATCACCACCAAGGTCGGCCCCGGACGCGGCCCGTCGGGCGACTGGCTGAACTGGGCGCAGCCCGGGCAACTGCGCGGCCAGGTCCAGGAGAACATCCGCCAGCTGGGCCGCGACCACCTCGACGTGGTGAACCTGAGGGTGAACGGACCCGCCCCGGTCGGCGAACACTTCGGTGCGCTGGCCGAGCTGCGGAAGGAGGGGCTCATCCGTCATCTCGGCCTCTCCAACGTCGGCCCTGACCAGATCGCCGAGGCCCGGGCCATCGCGCCCGTCGTCTGTGTGCAGAACAGGTACGGCATCGGCGAACGGCGTGCGGACTCCGAGAGCATCCTTCGTACCTGCGGTGAACTCGGCATCGCCTTCGTGCCGTTCTACGCGATCGCCGCCGGAGGCCGCGAGGCCGGCGCGGACCTCACCGCGGAGCACGACGTGCTGCTCGACATCGCCCGGGCCCACGACGCCTCTCCCGCCCAGGTCAGGCTCGCCTGGACGCTCCGCAGGGGCGCGCACGTCCTGGCCATCCCGGGCACGGGCAACCCCGCTCATCTGGAGGCCAACGTGGCGGCGGGCGCCCTGCGGCTCACCGACGACGAGGCCGGCCGGCTCACCGCCCTGGGGCAGGGCGCCGGCTGA
- a CDS encoding M28 family peptidase, whose translation MTAGTTLAVLAGMLVATSGQSASAEPSPPPAPSALSKAVSAADRAAASGLDALAKGPEERYERQMVTPWINGLYSIAYERTYRGLPVVGGDAVVVADSKGRVRGSQSAVSRRINVPVTATVSAKAAEATSRRELRTVERVDSHRLVVRATGTKSRLAWETVLTGRTVKAPSRLHVFVDAGTGKVLDSYDDVKAGTGNSQWNGPSPLSINTTSSGGSYSLRDPARPGLSCADYSTGSVFTKSSDSWGTGSASSKETGCVDVMWAAQHEWDMLRDWLGRNGHDGNGRSWPVKVGLNDVNAYWDGSSISIGHNNANQWIAAMDVVGHEFGHGIDQYTPGGANNESGLGEATGDIMGALTEAYTNEPAPYDDPDYTVGEKINLVGNGPIRIMYNPGQIGDPNCYSSSIPSTEEHAAAGPLNHWFYLLAEGSNPGGGKPSSPTCNNSTVTGVGIQSAGKVFYGGMLLKTSGMTYKRYRTATLTSAKNLDATCVLFNRAKAAWDAVSVPAQSGDPTCAPSGNNDFSLTLDPASGSVKQGSSVTATVRTTVSSGSAQTVNLSATGQPSGVTVSFSPSSVQSGSTSAMTVSTTSAAAPGTYTLTVKGAGTQEHTAQYTLTIGDGGNPGGTAPDISVANVQTHLTQFNTIASQNGGNRRAGSSGYTASLAYVKGKLQAAGYTVSEQTCTTCTYRGNNLIADWPGGPADRTVMFGAHLDSVAAGPGINDNGSGSATLLENALALAQQNPTMTKHVRFAWWNGEEQGLEGSEYYVGQLSAAQRSAISAYYNFDMVASTNGGYFINNVNSAASAPMKEYWTSLGLAPEENVEGQGRSDDYSFQQGGIATSGYATGASDTKSSAQAAKWGGTAGRSYDPCYHQSCDTTANINATALNRSADGIAYTVWKTAVGTTAPADDFSVSVNPVSGSVQPGASVTATVSTATTGGSAQSVRLTASGAPSGVTVSFAPSSVQSGSSSTMTVAAGAQVTAGTYTLTVTGTGTATHTTTYSLVVGGGGTCQARQVVANGGFENGTTPWTQTDGIINNRTSEKPAHSGSYQAWFGGWGSTHSDTATQSVTVPTGCSTYRLSFYLSTDTDESAGDATAYDTFTVKLGSRTLATYSNLDASSGYVQQSFDVGSAAGQTVTLGFTSKEDAYLQTSFVVDDVALNVS comes from the coding sequence ATGACGGCCGGGACAACCCTGGCCGTCCTCGCCGGAATGCTGGTCGCCACGAGTGGCCAGTCAGCTTCTGCAGAACCGTCTCCGCCGCCCGCCCCGAGCGCACTGTCGAAGGCCGTCTCGGCCGCCGACCGGGCGGCGGCCAGTGGTCTCGACGCCCTGGCCAAGGGGCCCGAGGAGCGGTACGAGCGGCAGATGGTGACCCCCTGGATCAACGGGCTCTACTCCATCGCCTACGAACGCACCTATCGCGGCCTGCCGGTCGTCGGCGGGGACGCCGTCGTGGTGGCCGACTCCAAGGGGCGCGTCCGCGGATCCCAGTCGGCGGTCTCCCGGCGCATCAACGTGCCGGTCACCGCGACCGTCTCCGCCAAGGCCGCCGAGGCCACGTCCCGCAGGGAACTGCGCACGGTGGAGCGGGTCGACAGCCACCGGCTGGTCGTCCGGGCCACCGGCACGAAGTCCCGGCTGGCCTGGGAGACCGTGCTCACCGGCCGGACCGTGAAGGCCCCGAGCCGACTGCACGTCTTCGTCGACGCGGGCACCGGCAAGGTGCTCGACAGCTACGACGACGTCAAGGCCGGAACCGGCAACAGCCAGTGGAACGGGCCGTCCCCGCTGTCCATCAACACCACGTCATCGGGCGGAAGTTACTCGCTGCGTGACCCGGCCCGCCCCGGGCTGAGCTGCGCCGACTACAGCACCGGGAGCGTGTTCACCAAGTCGAGCGACTCCTGGGGGACGGGCAGCGCCTCCAGCAAGGAGACCGGCTGCGTCGACGTCATGTGGGCGGCCCAGCACGAATGGGACATGCTGCGCGACTGGCTCGGACGCAACGGCCACGACGGGAACGGCCGCAGCTGGCCGGTCAAGGTCGGGCTCAATGACGTCAACGCCTACTGGGACGGCTCCAGCATCTCCATCGGCCACAACAACGCCAACCAGTGGATCGCGGCCATGGACGTCGTGGGCCATGAGTTCGGCCACGGAATCGACCAGTACACACCCGGCGGCGCCAACAACGAGTCCGGCCTCGGCGAGGCCACCGGCGACATCATGGGCGCGCTGACCGAGGCGTACACCAACGAGCCCGCCCCGTACGACGACCCGGACTACACCGTCGGCGAGAAGATCAACCTGGTGGGCAACGGGCCGATCCGGATCATGTACAACCCCGGGCAGATCGGCGACCCGAACTGCTACAGCTCCTCCATACCCAGCACCGAGGAGCACGCGGCGGCCGGCCCCCTGAACCACTGGTTCTATCTGCTGGCCGAGGGCTCGAACCCCGGTGGCGGCAAGCCGTCCAGTCCCACCTGCAACAACTCCACGGTCACCGGGGTGGGCATCCAGAGCGCCGGCAAGGTCTTCTACGGTGGCATGCTGCTCAAGACCAGCGGCATGACGTACAAGCGCTACCGCACCGCCACACTGACCTCCGCCAAGAACCTCGACGCCACCTGTGTGCTGTTCAACCGGGCGAAGGCGGCCTGGGACGCGGTGAGCGTCCCCGCCCAGAGCGGCGATCCGACCTGTGCCCCGAGCGGCAACAACGACTTCTCCCTGACCCTCGACCCGGCCTCCGGCTCGGTGAAACAGGGCAGCTCGGTGACGGCCACGGTCAGGACCACCGTGTCCTCCGGCAGCGCGCAGACCGTGAACCTGTCGGCGACCGGACAGCCGAGCGGCGTCACCGTCTCCTTCAGCCCGTCCTCGGTGCAGTCCGGCTCGACCTCGGCCATGACCGTGTCGACCACGTCGGCCGCGGCGCCCGGTACGTACACCCTCACGGTGAAGGGTGCGGGCACCCAGGAGCACACCGCGCAGTACACACTGACCATCGGTGACGGCGGGAACCCGGGCGGCACGGCCCCCGACATCAGCGTCGCCAACGTGCAGACACATCTGACCCAGTTCAACACCATCGCCTCGCAGAACGGCGGCAACCGGCGGGCCGGCAGCAGTGGTTACACCGCTTCGCTCGCCTATGTGAAGGGCAAGCTCCAGGCGGCCGGCTACACCGTCAGCGAGCAGACCTGCACGACCTGCACCTACCGCGGGAACAACCTGATCGCGGACTGGCCGGGCGGTCCGGCCGACCGGACCGTGATGTTCGGCGCCCACCTCGACAGCGTGGCCGCCGGTCCCGGAATCAATGACAACGGTTCCGGTTCCGCCACGCTGCTGGAGAACGCGCTCGCCCTGGCCCAGCAGAACCCGACGATGACCAAGCACGTCCGCTTCGCCTGGTGGAACGGTGAGGAGCAGGGCCTGGAGGGATCCGAGTACTACGTCGGCCAGCTCTCCGCCGCCCAGCGGTCAGCCATCAGCGCCTACTACAACTTCGACATGGTCGCCTCCACCAACGGCGGCTACTTCATCAACAACGTCAACTCCGCCGCATCGGCTCCCATGAAGGAGTACTGGACCTCGCTCGGCCTCGCGCCGGAGGAGAACGTCGAGGGCCAGGGCCGCTCGGACGACTACTCCTTCCAGCAGGGCGGCATAGCCACCTCGGGGTACGCGACCGGCGCCAGTGACACGAAGTCCTCCGCCCAGGCCGCCAAGTGGGGCGGGACCGCGGGCCGTTCGTACGATCCGTGCTACCACCAGTCGTGCGACACGACGGCGAACATCAACGCGACCGCGCTCAACCGCAGCGCGGACGGGATCGCCTACACGGTGTGGAAGACGGCCGTCGGCACCACCGCGCCGGCCGACGACTTCTCCGTCTCGGTGAACCCGGTGTCCGGCAGTGTCCAGCCGGGCGCCTCCGTCACCGCCACGGTGTCCACGGCCACCACGGGCGGTTCCGCGCAGAGCGTGCGGCTCACGGCCTCCGGTGCGCCGAGCGGGGTCACCGTCTCCTTCGCCCCGTCGTCCGTGCAGTCCGGCTCCTCGTCCACGATGACCGTCGCCGCCGGGGCGCAGGTCACCGCGGGTACGTACACCCTCACCGTGACCGGGACGGGCACCGCCACCCACACCACCACGTACTCGCTGGTCGTCGGGGGCGGCGGAACCTGCCAGGCGCGGCAGGTCGTCGCCAACGGCGGCTTCGAGAACGGCACCACACCATGGACCCAGACGGACGGGATCATCAACAACCGGACCTCCGAGAAGCCCGCGCACAGCGGCTCGTACCAGGCGTGGTTCGGCGGCTGGGGAAGCACCCACAGCGACACGGCCACGCAGTCGGTGACCGTTCCGACGGGCTGCTCGACGTACCGGCTGTCGTTCTACCTGAGCACCGACACCGACGAGTCGGCGGGTGACGCCACC